A genome region from Pseudanabaena sp. Chao 1811 includes the following:
- the rpmH gene encoding 50S ribosomal protein L34 has translation MTKRTLRGSVRKKKRTSGFRARMESPTGRRVIKARRSRGRVRLTTV, from the coding sequence ATGACAAAACGTACTCTACGCGGTAGTGTCCGCAAAAAGAAACGCACCTCTGGATTTCGCGCCAGAATGGAATCCCCCACAGGTCGCCGTGTCATCAAAGCTCGCCGCAGTAGAGGCAGAGTTCGCTTGACAACCGTATAA
- the rpsF gene encoding 30S ribosomal protein S6: MTVKRLYETMYILRPDLPDQDADAAIAKYQDFLVQQEAEDITIQHRGRRRLAYDIKGHREGIYIQVNYSATPKTIETLERTFRLGDDVIRYLTIKLDPEAAEDGGEVVPDAEAPVEEVATAE; this comes from the coding sequence ATGACTGTTAAGCGTTTGTACGAAACTATGTATATCCTGCGCCCTGATCTTCCCGATCAGGATGCCGATGCAGCGATCGCCAAATATCAAGACTTCTTAGTACAACAAGAAGCAGAAGATATCACAATTCAACATCGTGGTAGACGTAGATTAGCCTACGACATTAAGGGACATCGTGAAGGTATCTACATTCAAGTTAATTACTCAGCAACCCCTAAAACCATTGAAACCTTAGAAAGAACATTTCGTCTCGGCGACGATGTGATTCGTTACCTAACCATTAAGCTTGATCCAGAAGCTGCTGAAGATGGTGGTGAAGTAGTTCCCGATGCTGAAGCTCCTGTAGAAGAAGTAGCTACTGCTGAATAA
- the rpoD gene encoding RNA polymerase sigma factor RpoD yields MDIKLPIGKLGANLEEIEEDLEDLDDDIDLDKDDLIDDSDEDPDLDDDPDKAGKLKGAKGKRASQTKKKHFTEDSIRLYLQEIGRIRLLRADEEIELARKIADLLELELKREEIATEIDCHPDDVREPDWAVKMGMPLGEFRKRLHSGRRAKDKMVQSNLRLVVSIAKKYMNRGLSFQDLIQEGSLGLIRAAEKFDHEKGYKFSTYATWWIRQAITRAIADQSRTIRLPVHLYETISRIKKTTKLLSQEMGRKPTEEEIATRMEMTIEKLRFIAKSAQLPISLETPIGKEEDSRLGDFIESEGETPDDQVAKSLLREDLESVLGTLSPRERDVLRLRYGLDDGRMKTLEEIGQIFNVTRERIRQIEAKALRKLRHPNRNSVLKEYIR; encoded by the coding sequence ATTGACATCAAGTTGCCTATTGGCAAGCTTGGCGCAAATCTTGAAGAAATTGAAGAAGACCTTGAAGACTTAGATGATGATATCGATCTTGATAAGGACGACTTAATTGATGACTCAGACGAAGACCCTGATCTTGATGACGATCCCGACAAAGCTGGCAAATTAAAGGGGGCTAAGGGGAAAAGAGCCAGTCAAACCAAGAAAAAGCACTTTACCGAAGACTCTATCCGTCTCTATTTGCAAGAAATCGGTCGAATTCGTTTGCTTAGAGCCGATGAAGAGATCGAGCTAGCGCGTAAAATTGCCGATTTGCTGGAACTAGAGCTAAAGCGTGAAGAAATAGCTACCGAAATCGATTGCCATCCCGATGATGTCAGAGAGCCTGATTGGGCTGTCAAGATGGGTATGCCCCTTGGCGAATTTCGCAAGCGTCTCCACTCTGGTCGCCGTGCCAAAGACAAAATGGTGCAGTCGAACCTACGTCTAGTCGTATCGATCGCCAAAAAATATATGAATCGTGGCTTGTCCTTCCAAGACTTGATCCAAGAGGGCAGTTTAGGTTTGATCCGTGCCGCCGAGAAGTTTGACCATGAAAAGGGTTATAAATTCTCAACCTATGCGACATGGTGGATTCGTCAGGCAATCACCCGTGCGATCGCCGATCAATCCCGTACAATTCGTCTTCCTGTCCACCTTTACGAAACTATTTCGCGAATTAAGAAAACTACCAAGTTACTTTCTCAAGAAATGGGACGTAAGCCTACCGAGGAAGAAATTGCCACGCGGATGGAGATGACAATCGAAAAGCTCCGCTTTATCGCCAAATCTGCCCAGTTGCCGATCTCTCTCGAAACCCCCATCGGTAAGGAAGAAGACTCTCGTCTCGGTGACTTCATTGAGTCCGAAGGTGAAACCCCTGACGATCAAGTTGCTAAGAGCCTTTTACGTGAAGATCTTGAAAGCGTTTTAGGAACTCTCAGCCCTAGAGAACGGGACGTACTGCGACTGCGCTACGGCTTAGACGATGGACGAATGAAGACCCTCGAAGAAATTGGACAAATCTTTAACGTTACCCGCGAACGTATCCGTCAAATCGAAGCTAAGGCTCTCCGTAAGTTGCGCCATCCCAACCGTAATAGTGTTTTAAAAGAATACATTCGTTAA
- a CDS encoding tetratricopeptide repeat protein, with the protein MRKIWIRLLAGCLAVLINLTTTSAVWAAAPKKTGDPKFQGIPLQCYISLADAGNSPEAKVAAYTEIAGQYLELQRPDQAKKVLEKSILAANDIVNPSLKAFALLDTAGRLTKASQLKLATDTLDSVLAISKELPDPVDRVFANIKIAQAYGEAGKKEIAKNLLAATIKATPEVIDPYVRSRAFAAIANIYTELGDDFNSESAISEATELLSMIDNRNTKTRARVEIAGSYAQAGNHAKAVASLSNVFQEFDAIRDNAIASAKDAAKNAKTTKKSSPKVATKSLKNDSAKDEKDVPDPQVVEQTERANAEILKTRSLFLVAGQYLASKQYDKALEVINNLDEKVIEKSIGLANVAIANAKDKKVDEANKLFAQSLQDLSKFAPSIDVFNILVEIGRQYQTIQNTEQASKTWDQALAIAQKLTQPAERLLALNIIASTYGEFGLVDKVEPILQDSFALAKTAPDPNIRSRAFSDISSTYWAIGQRDKAQAIAQEIENPKEKEQLGKLFTCAS; encoded by the coding sequence ATGCGAAAAATATGGATTAGGCTTCTAGCGGGCTGTTTAGCTGTACTGATCAATTTGACCACCACGAGTGCAGTATGGGCGGCGGCCCCTAAGAAGACTGGAGATCCAAAATTTCAGGGTATACCACTGCAATGCTATATATCCCTAGCTGATGCAGGCAACTCTCCTGAAGCCAAGGTCGCAGCCTATACTGAAATCGCGGGTCAATATTTAGAATTACAACGTCCCGATCAGGCAAAGAAGGTGTTAGAGAAGAGCATCCTTGCTGCCAATGACATCGTTAATCCATCTCTAAAAGCCTTTGCGTTATTAGATACAGCAGGTCGTTTGACTAAGGCATCACAACTAAAACTAGCAACAGATACTTTAGATAGCGTTTTAGCAATTTCTAAGGAGTTACCTGATCCTGTAGATCGAGTGTTTGCCAATATCAAAATTGCTCAAGCCTATGGTGAAGCTGGCAAAAAGGAAATTGCGAAAAACTTGCTAGCAGCTACGATTAAAGCCACTCCTGAAGTTATTGATCCCTATGTCCGATCGCGAGCCTTTGCGGCGATCGCCAATATATATACGGAACTAGGTGATGATTTCAATTCTGAATCAGCGATTTCCGAAGCCACTGAGCTATTGTCTATGATCGACAATCGCAATACTAAAACTAGAGCAAGAGTTGAGATAGCAGGAAGCTACGCTCAGGCAGGCAATCATGCTAAGGCAGTTGCTTCATTGTCCAATGTTTTCCAAGAGTTTGATGCAATCCGCGACAATGCGATCGCCTCAGCTAAGGACGCTGCCAAAAATGCGAAAACTACCAAAAAATCATCTCCCAAAGTAGCAACCAAGTCTCTCAAAAATGATTCTGCTAAGGATGAAAAAGATGTCCCCGATCCTCAAGTTGTCGAACAAACAGAGCGAGCTAACGCGGAAATCTTGAAAACGCGATCGCTATTTTTAGTTGCTGGTCAATATTTAGCTTCCAAGCAGTATGACAAAGCTCTAGAAGTCATCAACAACCTTGACGAAAAAGTAATTGAGAAAAGTATTGGACTTGCCAATGTCGCGATCGCCAATGCTAAGGACAAGAAGGTTGATGAAGCGAATAAATTATTCGCTCAAAGTCTGCAAGACTTAAGTAAATTTGCGCCTTCAATAGATGTTTTTAATATACTCGTTGAAATTGGTCGTCAATACCAAACCATTCAAAATACAGAACAGGCAAGCAAAACTTGGGATCAAGCTTTAGCGATCGCCCAAAAACTGACTCAACCTGCTGAAAGACTTTTAGCTCTCAACATCATTGCCAGTACCTATGGGGAGTTTGGCTTAGTTGATAAAGTGGAGCCAATTTTGCAAGATAGCTTTGCTCTCGCCAAAACTGCCCCTGATCCCAATATTCGTTCTAGAGCTTTCTCTGATATTAGTAGTACCTACTGGGCGATCGGTCAACGGGATAAAGCCCAAGCAATCGCTCAAGAAATCGAGAATCCCAAAGAAAAAGAACAGTTGGGCAAATTATTTACTTGTGCTAGTTAA
- a CDS encoding DUF2854 domain-containing protein — MLKLNKISLASIGLFVGGILFVVGFWAYSKGNSTLNLIGFFYGFPILLGGFAFKSSEVAPIPVIVPESEDVLAVRKLQETSTQKQLRKDVTRYRYGIKAHLDEVLEKLGMRPTDEERPLLIGIYEEISQAEETKGAYSLVLRFQSPLMGFEVWQEKQDKLTRFFGPGIVATVSELANKEVDLRLISQNVAD, encoded by the coding sequence ATGCTTAAGCTTAATAAAATATCCCTCGCTTCAATTGGCTTATTTGTTGGCGGAATCCTGTTTGTAGTTGGTTTTTGGGCTTACTCTAAGGGAAATTCAACCTTAAATCTGATTGGATTTTTCTATGGTTTTCCGATTCTCTTGGGAGGATTTGCTTTTAAATCATCGGAGGTAGCCCCCATACCCGTGATTGTGCCTGAATCTGAGGATGTTTTGGCTGTCCGTAAGTTGCAAGAAACATCAACCCAAAAGCAGTTACGCAAGGATGTTACTCGCTATCGCTATGGGATTAAGGCACATTTAGATGAAGTTTTAGAAAAATTGGGAATGCGACCTACCGATGAAGAACGTCCTCTCTTGATTGGTATTTATGAAGAGATTTCCCAAGCTGAAGAAACTAAGGGAGCCTACAGTTTAGTTTTGCGATTTCAATCTCCTCTAATGGGCTTTGAGGTTTGGCAAGAAAAACAAGATAAGTTAACGCGATTTTTTGGTCCTGGAATTGTGGCTACTGTTTCTGAACTCGCCAATAAAGAAGTTGATCTGCGGTTGATTTCCCAGAATGTAGCTGATTAG
- a CDS encoding chlorophyll A-B binding protein, whose product MSDENRNVWSFGFNTGAENWNGRLAMIGFVSALAIELISGQGVLHFFGIL is encoded by the coding sequence ATGTCTGACGAAAACCGTAATGTATGGAGTTTTGGATTTAATACTGGTGCTGAAAATTGGAATGGACGCTTAGCCATGATCGGCTTTGTATCAGCACTAGCGATCGAATTAATTAGCGGTCAAGGCGTATTGCACTTTTTCGGTATTCTGTAA
- a CDS encoding YceD family protein: MEKLYIPQIARAVEATESFEFKEFIEGLETLTPVQGFISVCHLGAFLEVNAKASTIMTLTCDRTLVQFNYRLAIDTSEKIWLAEPLPESEYPKEREVESGDLVESLSPNGYFDPAAWLYEQLTLAIPYPKIAPDAPALELRDTSANLETSVDKRWAALSSLQLSE, from the coding sequence ATGGAAAAACTATATATCCCTCAAATTGCAAGAGCTGTTGAAGCAACCGAGTCTTTTGAGTTTAAGGAATTTATCGAAGGACTCGAAACCCTCACACCTGTTCAGGGATTTATCTCTGTTTGTCATCTTGGTGCGTTTCTTGAGGTCAATGCCAAAGCTTCGACAATCATGACCTTGACCTGCGATCGCACATTGGTGCAGTTTAACTATCGATTGGCGATCGATACATCAGAGAAGATTTGGTTAGCCGAGCCATTACCCGAAAGTGAATATCCCAAGGAAAGAGAGGTCGAATCAGGAGATTTAGTTGAGTCTTTGTCTCCTAATGGATATTTTGATCCTGCGGCATGGTTATATGAACAGCTAACTTTAGCTATTCCCTATCCTAAGATTGCTCCTGATGCTCCTGCTTTGGAGTTAAGAGATACAAGTGCAAACTTAGAAACTTCCGTAGATAAGCGCTGGGCAGCACTTAGTTCACTCCAGTTATCTGAATAA
- a CDS encoding sensor histidine kinase: MMMAKPSLRTRLLVSHLLVVVLSMVIVALSGVSINPLLFDRKVQEMQNKGLLDIDSQTEQKLITQEFHHSWGKSMTISIALGAIGAFGLSYLVARRIRHPLQKITTVMQEFREGNFKVRIPSNDIPELDYVSQSFNLMARSLEDSEQKRSELISDMTHELRTPLTVTRGYLERLLDGKSEPSPELFQSLIQENRRLERLVNNLQELSKAQAGTIAVKLEAIALKPILSMLVERFAEQLVEDIELFLEYNSKAVSVIGDRDCLEQVLVNLIGNAIQYTEVGKIIVRTYDRDHRVWIEVQDTGIGIASEDLPHVFARFWRADKARSRRSGGTGIGLAITKCLVELQGGEIEVASQLNEGSIFRFCLPS; this comes from the coding sequence ATGATGATGGCTAAACCGAGTTTACGAACAAGGCTATTAGTTTCCCATTTATTAGTGGTTGTGCTAAGTATGGTGATTGTTGCTTTGAGTGGGGTTTCAATTAATCCATTGTTGTTCGATCGCAAAGTTCAGGAAATGCAAAATAAGGGTTTGCTAGATATTGATTCGCAGACCGAGCAGAAGCTAATTACGCAAGAGTTTCATCATTCTTGGGGAAAAAGTATGACGATTTCGATCGCTTTAGGGGCGATCGGAGCATTTGGTTTGAGTTATCTAGTGGCGCGGCGCATTCGTCATCCTTTACAAAAAATTACGACAGTGATGCAGGAGTTTCGGGAAGGAAATTTCAAAGTACGCATACCTAGTAATGATATTCCTGAACTCGATTATGTGAGTCAAAGCTTTAATCTGATGGCGCGGAGTTTGGAGGACTCAGAACAGAAGCGGAGTGAGTTGATTAGTGATATGACCCATGAGTTGCGAACGCCGCTAACTGTGACGAGAGGATATCTTGAGCGTTTGCTAGATGGAAAATCTGAACCTTCACCCGAACTATTTCAAAGTCTAATTCAAGAAAATCGGCGTTTGGAAAGATTGGTGAATAATCTGCAAGAGCTATCAAAGGCGCAGGCGGGAACTATTGCTGTAAAGCTAGAAGCGATCGCCCTTAAGCCAATTTTGTCAATGTTGGTGGAAAGGTTTGCCGAGCAGTTAGTTGAGGATATAGAACTGTTTTTAGAATATAACTCTAAGGCGGTTAGTGTAATTGGCGATCGCGATTGTTTAGAACAAGTTTTAGTTAATTTAATTGGAAATGCCATCCAATATACTGAAGTTGGCAAAATTATTGTGCGTACCTATGACCGCGATCATCGAGTTTGGATTGAAGTCCAAGACACAGGTATTGGTATTGCGTCCGAAGATTTGCCCCATGTATTTGCCCGTTTTTGGAGAGCCGATAAGGCGCGATCGCGACGTTCAGGAGGGACTGGTATTGGTTTAGCGATTACTAAATGCTTAGTAGAATTACAGGGCGGCGAGATTGAAGTAGCAAGTCAACTTAATGAAGGTAGTATCTTTCGTTTTTGCCTGCCTAGTTAA
- a CDS encoding DUF29 domain-containing protein codes for MTQALPKPSKTSLYDHDLHLWLEEAIAQLKAGDFQSLDIENLVEELEGLAGRDRREIKQRLTTLIEHLLKRCYVKSEYDYAGWVETIDRTRNALRDILKQSPSLKNYASSPELFQDAFDDALRIVRRNIGYKSVNFPDTWEFSRDIDSLLTIDFWENS; via the coding sequence ATGACTCAAGCCTTACCCAAACCTTCTAAAACCTCTCTCTACGATCACGATCTTCATCTTTGGTTAGAAGAGGCGATCGCCCAGTTAAAAGCTGGTGATTTTCAAAGCCTTGATATTGAAAATTTAGTGGAGGAGTTAGAAGGTTTGGCTGGTAGGGATAGACGAGAGATAAAGCAAAGATTGACTACGCTAATTGAGCATTTGCTGAAGCGTTGCTATGTCAAAAGTGAGTATGACTATGCAGGGTGGGTAGAAACCATTGACAGAACACGCAATGCGCTTAGAGATATTCTCAAGCAGTCACCGAGTTTAAAAAATTATGCTAGTAGTCCTGAGTTATTTCAGGATGCTTTTGATGATGCTTTACGCATAGTTAGAAGAAATATAGGTTATAAGTCTGTAAATTTTCCTGATACATGGGAATTTAGTCGAGATATCGACTCATTGTTAACTATTGATTTCTGGGAAAATAGTTGA
- the yidC gene encoding membrane protein insertase YidC → MDFGVGFLSNNIMLPFLDFFYGIVPSYGLAIIALTLVVRFALFPVSANQLRSMRRMKIANPVMQQRIKEVQERYKSDPAKQQEELAKVNSANFKEFGNPLSGCLPAIVQLPILFALFATLRGSPFADINYSLNFQIAAPAENQAQIIHQPFTSPSQNVYFADRVHYPILATALNGTNLAIGEQSKIVLQTSQGQDFTALSAEYPDVDLTPHWKVTKGQDLVEVLADGTVVAKQAGDVTVQATVPGLAANKGFLFIKALGKTGVTNADGSINWDIVIMVLGFGVSLYANQNISGGSTPKSSNPSPESSQQDTMNKLTPIIFSGMFLFFPLPSGVMLYMLIANIFQTLQAFIVAKEPLPENLQKLVAVSANEAPASKAKADPKAITPSKAESSKIPFDAKAKNTTVVDDKTKGAKPPTKSALPFEPNSNSSKKKKKN, encoded by the coding sequence ATGGATTTCGGTGTAGGTTTTCTTTCCAACAACATAATGTTGCCTTTCCTAGATTTTTTCTACGGCATCGTGCCGAGCTATGGACTGGCAATTATTGCTTTGACGTTGGTTGTACGTTTTGCGTTGTTTCCCGTTAGCGCTAATCAGCTTCGCAGTATGCGTCGCATGAAAATCGCTAACCCCGTGATGCAACAAAGAATCAAAGAAGTGCAAGAGCGTTACAAGAGCGATCCTGCCAAACAGCAAGAGGAGCTAGCCAAAGTAAACTCGGCAAACTTCAAAGAATTTGGTAATCCTTTGTCGGGATGCCTACCTGCGATCGTGCAATTGCCAATTCTCTTTGCTTTGTTTGCAACTCTAAGGGGATCGCCCTTTGCAGACATTAACTATTCGCTAAACTTCCAAATAGCTGCTCCTGCGGAAAATCAGGCGCAGATTATCCATCAGCCTTTTACTTCGCCTAGCCAAAACGTTTACTTTGCCGATCGCGTACATTATCCGATTCTGGCGACTGCTTTAAATGGTACAAACTTGGCGATCGGTGAGCAATCGAAAATTGTTTTACAAACTTCTCAAGGTCAAGATTTCACCGCATTATCTGCTGAGTATCCAGACGTAGATCTTACTCCTCATTGGAAAGTTACTAAAGGACAAGACTTAGTAGAGGTTTTAGCCGATGGAACCGTAGTCGCCAAGCAAGCTGGTGATGTCACTGTTCAAGCGACTGTACCGGGCTTAGCTGCCAATAAAGGATTTCTCTTTATCAAAGCACTTGGTAAAACTGGTGTAACTAATGCTGATGGCAGTATTAATTGGGACATTGTCATCATGGTTTTGGGCTTTGGCGTGAGTCTTTATGCCAATCAAAATATCTCTGGTGGTTCTACGCCTAAATCCAGCAATCCCAGCCCTGAGTCTTCCCAGCAAGACACCATGAACAAACTCACACCAATTATTTTCTCTGGTATGTTTTTGTTTTTCCCCTTGCCATCTGGTGTAATGCTCTATATGTTGATTGCAAACATTTTTCAGACATTACAAGCATTTATTGTGGCTAAAGAACCACTGCCAGAAAATCTGCAAAAGTTAGTTGCGGTTTCGGCAAATGAGGCTCCTGCGAGTAAAGCTAAAGCTGATCCCAAAGCAATCACTCCTAGCAAAGCCGAGTCTAGCAAAATCCCCTTCGATGCTAAAGCTAAAAATACAACTGTAGTAGATGACAAGACTAAAGGTGCCAAGCCGCCAACTAAATCAGCTCTACCCTTTGAACCCAACTCTAATTCTTCTAAGAAAAAGAAAAAGAACTAG
- a CDS encoding response regulator transcription factor: MKILIVEDDSEIRHLIQQTLEEENFTCQSVDNGIVALDLVQKTQPDLIVLDRMLPGFDGLEICSRIRQNKSIKDPYIIMLTAKGEEIDRIIGLSTGVDDYMVKPFSPRELIARVRAVLRRSLRHLEPVQIYRTQHFAIDLDRRTVTRLYGGNSELLDLTIIEFKLLSTFLSYPNRVWSRAQLIEKLWGDDFFGEDRVVDSHVARLRKKVEFDSSKPTFIKTVSGVGYKFEDDDG; this comes from the coding sequence ATGAAGATTTTAATCGTTGAGGATGACTCAGAGATTCGGCATCTCATTCAGCAGACCTTAGAAGAGGAAAACTTTACTTGTCAATCAGTTGATAACGGGATAGTGGCATTAGACTTAGTGCAGAAGACACAGCCTGATCTGATTGTGTTAGATCGAATGTTGCCGGGGTTTGATGGTTTAGAGATTTGTTCGCGTATCAGACAAAATAAATCTATTAAAGATCCCTACATTATTATGCTGACGGCTAAAGGTGAAGAGATCGATCGCATTATTGGATTATCTACGGGTGTAGATGACTATATGGTGAAGCCCTTTAGTCCGAGGGAACTGATAGCTAGGGTGCGCGCGGTCTTACGTCGTAGTTTGCGTCACTTAGAGCCAGTTCAAATTTATCGAACACAGCATTTTGCGATCGATTTAGATCGGCGAACTGTGACTCGTTTATATGGGGGAAATTCGGAACTTCTAGATTTAACGATAATTGAATTCAAGTTATTGTCAACTTTTTTGAGTTATCCGAATCGGGTTTGGAGTCGCGCCCAACTGATTGAGAAACTATGGGGTGATGATTTTTTTGGTGAAGATCGGGTCGTCGATAGTCATGTGGCAAGATTGCGAAAGAAGGTGGAGTTTGATAGTAGTAAACCAACTTTTATCAAGACTGTGAGTGGTGTGGGCTATAAGTTTGAGGATGATGATGGCTAA
- the rnpA gene encoding ribonuclease P protein component codes for MLPNQNRLRRREDFAKVYANGDRYRGTYLNLRILFDSNAEFTKIGIVVSKKVSKLAVSRNRFKRQLRAIFRQLLSQLKNRLQIVVTVIASQSKPSYQQLCDDLKNLLAKAKVLHGS; via the coding sequence GTGCTTCCTAATCAAAACCGTCTGCGACGGCGAGAGGATTTCGCAAAGGTATATGCCAATGGCGATCGCTACAGAGGCACGTACTTAAATCTGAGAATTCTTTTTGATAGTAATGCCGAATTCACCAAGATTGGCATTGTTGTCAGTAAAAAAGTCAGCAAGTTGGCGGTAAGCCGTAATCGATTTAAGCGCCAACTTCGCGCAATTTTTCGACAACTTCTGTCACAATTGAAAAATAGATTACAAATTGTTGTAACAGTTATTGCTTCTCAAAGCAAACCAAGTTATCAACAGCTTTGTGATGATCTCAAGAATTTATTAGCAAAGGCGAAGGTTTTGCATGGCAGTTAA
- a CDS encoding PH domain-containing protein: MAVNEEVYYEGAPHIGDLIISLLMSIFVITIPFGIAAIARALWVRYRITNRRITVTGGWRGQTRTDVVYAEIAKIVTVPRGLGSWGDMVLTLKDGSRLELKSLPKFRETYEYIESKLSLKAQDRSGAIGSKA; this comes from the coding sequence ATGGCAGTTAATGAGGAAGTTTATTACGAAGGCGCACCTCACATCGGCGATCTAATTATTAGCTTGCTGATGAGTATTTTTGTGATCACAATTCCCTTTGGCATTGCTGCGATCGCAAGGGCGCTATGGGTACGTTATCGCATCACCAACCGACGCATTACCGTTACAGGTGGATGGAGAGGTCAAACTCGCACAGATGTTGTGTATGCAGAAATTGCCAAAATTGTCACCGTTCCCCGTGGCTTAGGCAGTTGGGGCGATATGGTATTGACCCTCAAAGATGGTTCACGCCTTGAATTAAAATCTTTGCCTAAGTTTCGTGAAACATACGAATATATCGAATCAAAGCTAAGCCTGAAAGCACAAGACAGAAGTGGTGCGATCGGTAGCAAAGCCTAA
- a CDS encoding Jag family protein, whose product MQDASASANWLQELLSLMGYSASVNTHLLEASPEQAASNSKNYWLEISTDGLQEQQIQKLIGQDGVVIDSLQYLANTVLNSHLPSNLNQSSSHPQNHNFYTVELNGYRSKYLANLNDLAEKAVQQVRETQTEFAIKNLSSADRRYIHQFLESFPDIQTYSQGKEPNRHLIVKLVQI is encoded by the coding sequence ATGCAAGATGCTTCAGCAAGTGCAAATTGGCTTCAAGAGCTTTTAAGCTTGATGGGGTATTCGGCTTCGGTGAATACTCATCTGCTAGAAGCATCTCCAGAACAAGCTGCTAGTAACTCTAAAAATTATTGGCTGGAAATCAGTACGGATGGTTTACAAGAGCAGCAAATTCAAAAATTGATTGGTCAGGATGGCGTAGTAATTGATTCGCTCCAATATCTTGCTAATACTGTCCTGAACAGTCATCTTCCATCAAATTTAAATCAATCATCCAGTCATCCACAAAACCATAATTTTTATACTGTCGAACTAAATGGCTATCGCTCAAAATATTTAGCTAATTTGAATGACTTAGCTGAAAAAGCTGTACAACAGGTTCGCGAAACCCAAACAGAATTTGCTATTAAGAATCTTTCATCTGCCGATCGCCGTTATATTCATCAGTTTTTAGAAAGTTTTCCTGATATTCAAACCTATAGTCAGGGCAAAGAGCCAAATCGTCACTTAATTGTTAAATTGGTGCAGATCTAA